CCGGCTGTCCAGGACGTACCGCGACGGCCAGGGCCAGGAGATCGAGGCCCTGCAGGCGGTGAGCCTGAGGGTCGCGTCCCGGGAGTTCGTGGCCGTGCTCGGCCCGTCGGGATGCGGCAAGTCGACCCTGCTGCAGGTGCTGGCCGGCTTGCTGGCCCCGAGCTCGGGGCAGGTGTACTTCGAGGGCGCCCCGGAGGGCCGCCCGCTCACCGCGACGGTCTTCCAGGAGTTCGCGCTGTTCCCCTGGCGCACGGCCCAGGGCAACGTGGAGTTCGGGCTCGAGGAGCTCGCGCTGCCGGCGGCCGAGCGCGCCCGCCGTGCCCGCCACTACATCGGGCTCACGGGCCTGGCCGGCTTCGAGAGCCGATACCCGCACCAGCTCTCGGGCGGCATGCGACAGCGCGTGGGCATCGCGCGGGCCCTGGCCGTGGACCCCGCGGTGCTCCTGATGGACGAGCCCTTCTCGGCGCTCGACGCGCAGACCCGGCAGCTCATGCAGGAGGAGCTCCTGCAGATCTGGGAGCGGACGCGCACCACCATCATCTACGTGACCCACAACATCCAGGAGGCCGTGTACCTGGCCGATCGCGTCGTGGTCCTGTCGCGCCGTCCGGGCCGCGTGCTGGCCGAGGTGCCGATCGAGCTCCCGCGGCCGCGCGTGGAGTCGATGGCGGCGGCCCCCGAGTTCCTTCACGCCAGCGAGCGCATCTGGGCGCTGATCAAGGACCAGGCCCGGGAGGCCCTGGTCCAGTGAGCGCGCTCGGCCGGATCGCCGTCGAGGATCGCACCCGCTTCCTGGCCCGCCCGGCGCATCGCACGCTGCGCGTGGCGGCCCTGGTGGGGCTGGTCGTCCTCTGGGAGATCGTGGCCCGCGCGGGCTGGGTGCCCGTGCTGTTCCTGCCACCGCCGCTGGGCGTGCTCGCCGAAGGCTGGGACATGCTCCGGTCGGGGGAGCTGGTCGAGCACCTCGCGGCGAGCCTCAGGCGGCTCCTGCTCGGCTTCGCGCTCGGCGGCGGGCTGGGCGTCGTGGTGGGCATCGGCGTGGGCTTCTTCGCCATGGCCGAAGCGGTGGGGACGCCGCTGATCGCGGCG
The DNA window shown above is from Candidatus Methylomirabilota bacterium and carries:
- a CDS encoding ABC transporter ATP-binding protein, with product MNVIVDRLSRTYRDGQGQEIEALQAVSLRVASREFVAVLGPSGCGKSTLLQVLAGLLAPSSGQVYFEGAPEGRPLTATVFQEFALFPWRTAQGNVEFGLEELALPAAERARRARHYIGLTGLAGFESRYPHQLSGGMRQRVGIARALAVDPAVLLMDEPFSALDAQTRQLMQEELLQIWERTRTTIIYVTHNIQEAVYLADRVVVLSRRPGRVLAEVPIELPRPRVESMAAAPEFLHASERIWALIKDQAREALVQ